A genomic window from Massilia sp. METH4 includes:
- a CDS encoding dicarboxylate/amino acid:cation symporter, with the protein MSKRFFGKLYLQVLIGVLAGGILGVLYPHFAADLKPLGDAFIRLIKMVFAPVIFAMVVLGIAKMDNMKELGRVGARALIYFEIMSTFALALGLVVVNLAKPGVGMNVDVAALDTSGIKNYTAAAGHSGGFVDFLLHMIPTSVIDALAKNDILQILVFATMFGVALSHMGQRAKPVVDFLEAFSNSMFIVVGMIMRVAPLAAFGAIGFTVGKYGLGSLVSLGYLMACMYLTCVAFVVAVLGLVARLAGFSLWKFLRYIKEELFTVLGTSSSESVVPQLMRKLEHVGVSKPVVGLVIPSGVTFNPDGQCIYYTMAAIFIAQATNTPLSLTDQLVVLGVLMVTSKGSAGVTGSGFITLAATLASMGKIPVEGMVLLLGVDRFMSEARAITNTIGNAVGTMAIAQWVGALDRKQMDRVLDGKSSAEELRALYEQDDHAQGSAPELVQVHKASA; encoded by the coding sequence ATGTCAAAACGATTCTTTGGAAAGCTGTACCTCCAGGTCCTGATCGGCGTGCTTGCCGGCGGCATCCTCGGCGTGCTGTACCCGCACTTCGCGGCCGACCTGAAGCCGCTGGGCGATGCGTTCATCCGGCTGATCAAGATGGTGTTCGCGCCCGTGATCTTCGCGATGGTGGTATTGGGCATCGCCAAGATGGACAATATGAAGGAACTGGGGCGCGTGGGCGCCCGCGCGCTCATCTACTTCGAGATCATGTCCACCTTCGCGCTGGCGCTCGGTCTCGTCGTGGTCAACCTTGCCAAGCCGGGCGTGGGCATGAACGTCGACGTCGCCGCACTGGACACTTCCGGCATCAAGAACTACACCGCCGCCGCTGGCCACTCCGGCGGCTTCGTCGATTTCCTGCTGCACATGATCCCCACCAGCGTGATCGACGCGCTGGCCAAGAACGATATCCTGCAGATCCTCGTCTTTGCCACGATGTTCGGCGTGGCGCTGTCGCACATGGGCCAGCGCGCGAAACCGGTCGTCGACTTCCTGGAAGCGTTCAGCAACAGCATGTTCATCGTGGTCGGCATGATCATGCGCGTGGCGCCGTTGGCCGCGTTCGGCGCGATCGGCTTCACGGTCGGCAAGTACGGGCTCGGTTCGCTGGTCTCGCTGGGCTACCTGATGGCCTGCATGTACCTGACCTGCGTGGCCTTCGTGGTGGCGGTGCTGGGCCTGGTGGCGCGCCTGGCCGGCTTCAGCCTGTGGAAGTTTCTCCGCTATATCAAGGAAGAGCTGTTCACGGTGCTGGGCACCAGCTCTTCCGAGTCCGTGGTGCCCCAGCTGATGCGCAAGCTGGAGCACGTGGGCGTGTCCAAGCCCGTCGTGGGCCTGGTGATACCCTCCGGCGTCACGTTCAACCCCGACGGCCAGTGCATCTACTACACGATGGCGGCGATCTTCATCGCCCAGGCCACCAACACGCCGTTGTCCCTGACGGACCAGCTGGTGGTGCTGGGCGTGCTCATGGTCACCTCGAAAGGTTCGGCGGGCGTGACCGGTTCCGGCTTCATCACGCTGGCGGCCACGCTGGCCTCGATGGGCAAGATTCCCGTCGAGGGCATGGTGCTGCTGCTGGGCGTGGACCGCTTCATGTCCGAGGCGCGCGCCATCACGAACACGATCGGCAATGCCGTGGGCACGATGGCCATCGCCCAGTGGGTGGGTGCGCTGGACCGCAAGCAGATGGACCGCGTGCTGGACGGCAAATCGTCCGCCGAAGAGCTGCGCGCGCTGTACGAGCAGGACGACCATGCGCAAGGGAGCGCACCGGAGCTCGTGCAGGTTCACAAGGCATCGGCCTGA
- a CDS encoding glycerate kinase translates to MKDTDARALLRRMLDAAIAASQPALCIPGLLPEPPKGRTIVIGAGKASAEMARAVERNWSGPLEGLVVTRYGYAVPCERIEIVEAAHPVPDAAGHGAARRMLDLVRGLSEDDTVLCLISGGGSSLLPLPLEGITLEDKQQVNAALLKSGATISEMNCVRQHLSAIKGGRLGAACHPAKVVTLLISDVPGDDPRDIASGPTVADPGTCEDALAIVRRYGIALPERVMDVLRSGRGESVKPGDPRLARAEVRMIATPQMALEAAARVARDAGIAPHILGDSLEGEARDVGKVLAGIALQAARRGQPFAPPCVLLSGGETTVTVRGKGRGGRNVEFLLSCALALRGEPGVYGLAADTDGVDGQEEIAGAVIGPDTLERAWAAGLRPNDSLDDNDGHGFFGALGDSVVTGPTLTNVNDFRALLVLPARTGQHKEQE, encoded by the coding sequence ATGAAGGACACCGACGCGCGCGCGCTGCTGCGGCGCATGCTCGACGCGGCGATTGCCGCCTCCCAGCCGGCATTGTGCATTCCCGGCCTGCTGCCGGAACCGCCGAAGGGCCGGACGATCGTGATCGGCGCCGGCAAGGCGTCGGCCGAGATGGCCCGGGCCGTCGAGCGCAACTGGAGCGGCCCGCTGGAAGGCCTGGTCGTCACGCGCTACGGCTATGCGGTGCCGTGCGAGCGGATCGAGATCGTCGAAGCCGCGCACCCGGTGCCGGACGCCGCCGGCCACGGGGCGGCCCGGCGCATGCTGGACCTGGTGCGGGGCCTGTCGGAAGACGACACGGTACTGTGCCTGATCTCGGGCGGCGGCTCCTCGCTGCTGCCGCTGCCGCTCGAGGGCATCACGCTGGAAGACAAGCAGCAGGTCAATGCGGCTCTGCTCAAGTCCGGCGCCACGATCAGTGAAATGAACTGCGTGCGGCAGCACCTCTCGGCCATCAAGGGAGGCAGGCTGGGTGCCGCCTGCCACCCGGCGAAGGTGGTGACGCTCCTGATCTCGGACGTACCCGGCGACGACCCGCGCGACATCGCTTCCGGCCCGACCGTGGCCGATCCCGGCACCTGCGAGGATGCGCTGGCCATCGTCCGCCGCTACGGCATCGCGCTGCCCGAGCGCGTGATGGACGTGCTGCGCAGCGGCCGCGGCGAATCGGTCAAGCCGGGCGACCCGCGGCTGGCGCGCGCCGAGGTGCGCATGATCGCCACGCCGCAGATGGCGCTGGAAGCGGCGGCCCGCGTGGCGCGGGATGCCGGCATCGCCCCCCACATCCTCGGCGACAGCCTGGAAGGCGAAGCGCGCGACGTCGGCAAGGTGCTGGCCGGCATCGCGTTGCAGGCGGCGCGGCGCGGCCAGCCGTTCGCCCCGCCGTGCGTGCTGCTGTCCGGTGGGGAAACGACGGTGACCGTGCGCGGCAAGGGCCGCGGCGGGCGCAATGTGGAATTCTTGCTGTCCTGCGCGCTCGCGCTGCGCGGCGAACCCGGCGTGTACGGCCTGGCGGCCGACACGGACGGCGTGGACGGCCAGGAGGAAATCGCCGGTGCCGTCATCGGCCCGGACACGCTGGAACGGGCCTGGGCCGCCGGCCTGCGCCCGAACGACAGCCTGGACGACAACGACGGCCACGGCTTCTTCGGCGCGCTGGGCGACAGCGTCGTCACCGGCCCCACCCTCACCAATGTCAACGATTTTCGCGCGCTGCTGGTCCTGCCGGCGCGCACGGGACAGCACAAAGAACAGGAGTAA
- the pyk gene encoding pyruvate kinase, with protein sequence MHRNRNAKIVATLGPASSDPVTIRALFAAGADVFRLNFSHGSHADHRQRLETIRAIEAETGRPIGVLLDLQGPKLRLGTFADGAVVLEAGAPFRLDLDRDRPGDQLRAPLPHPEIFAALVPGTDLLIDDGRVRLRVERCGADFAETTVVTGGRVSDRKGVNVPGVVLPLSALTEKDRQDLDFGLKLGIDWVALSFVQRPEDIAEIRAIVGHHAGIVAKLEKPAAIHSLDAIVGEADAVMVARGDLGVEMPPEQVPAIQKRIVRACRKVGTPVIVATQMLESMVSAPVPTRAEASDVATAIYDGADAVMLSAESASGQYPRDAVRIMNSIIAQTEADPYYREELAIAGGAAATLASDGIGIAVRSVTEALRVAAVVAYTCSGYSALRMARERPRAPIVGMTPSVATARRLALAWGVHPVLCPEVNDVTEMSERACEVVRREDVAQPGDTIVISAGVPFAVPGTTNLMRIAQVD encoded by the coding sequence ATGCATCGCAACCGCAACGCCAAGATCGTCGCCACGCTCGGCCCGGCCAGCTCCGATCCGGTGACCATACGCGCCCTGTTCGCCGCCGGGGCGGACGTGTTCCGCCTGAACTTCAGCCACGGCAGTCATGCCGATCACCGGCAGCGCCTGGAGACGATCCGCGCCATCGAGGCGGAGACGGGCCGCCCGATCGGCGTGCTGCTCGACCTGCAGGGACCGAAGCTGCGCCTCGGCACCTTCGCCGATGGCGCCGTCGTGCTCGAGGCGGGCGCGCCATTTCGCCTCGACCTGGACCGCGACAGGCCGGGCGACCAGCTACGCGCGCCGCTGCCGCATCCGGAAATCTTCGCCGCGCTGGTGCCCGGCACCGACCTGCTGATCGACGACGGGCGCGTGCGGCTGCGGGTCGAGCGCTGCGGGGCGGATTTCGCCGAAACGACGGTGGTGACCGGCGGGCGCGTGTCCGACCGCAAGGGCGTCAACGTGCCGGGCGTGGTACTGCCGCTCTCCGCCCTCACCGAGAAGGACCGGCAGGACCTGGACTTCGGCCTGAAGCTGGGTATCGACTGGGTGGCCCTGTCATTCGTGCAGCGCCCCGAGGACATCGCCGAGATCCGCGCGATCGTCGGCCACCACGCGGGCATCGTCGCCAAGCTGGAAAAGCCCGCCGCGATCCACAGCCTCGATGCCATCGTGGGGGAGGCCGACGCGGTGATGGTCGCGCGCGGCGACCTGGGCGTGGAGATGCCGCCGGAACAGGTGCCGGCGATCCAGAAGCGCATCGTGCGTGCCTGCCGCAAGGTGGGCACGCCCGTGATCGTGGCCACGCAGATGCTCGAATCGATGGTGTCGGCACCGGTTCCCACCCGGGCCGAAGCGTCGGACGTGGCCACCGCCATCTACGACGGCGCCGACGCCGTGATGCTGTCGGCCGAATCGGCATCCGGCCAGTACCCGCGCGACGCGGTGCGCATCATGAACTCGATCATCGCGCAGACGGAGGCGGACCCGTACTACCGCGAGGAACTGGCAATCGCCGGCGGCGCGGCGGCCACGCTGGCTTCCGACGGCATCGGCATCGCCGTGCGCAGCGTTACCGAGGCGCTGCGCGTGGCCGCCGTCGTCGCCTACACCTGCTCCGGCTACTCGGCGCTGCGCATGGCGCGCGAGCGGCCGCGCGCGCCGATCGTGGGCATGACGCCTTCCGTCGCGACGGCGCGGCGCCTCGCCCTCGCCTGGGGCGTGCACCCGGTGCTGTGCCCGGAGGTGAACGACGTGACCGAGATGAGCGAGCGCGCCTGCGAGGTGGTGCGGCGCGAGGACGTGGCGCAGCCGGGCGATACGATCGTCATCTCCGCCGGCGTGCCGTTCGCGGTGCCGGGCACGACGAACCTGATGCGCATCGCGCAGGTGGATTGA
- a CDS encoding CPBP family intramembrane glutamic endopeptidase, translated as MTAIPAPTCFLAAAWLLAALSLWLPSPAARWPAWAPCLFLACLVGLVVGALLPAGAATVLVLAALCLGWQRQHGGVVQGVLLVAIAVLSLALALHAVPGFANPLLFKDVQVSPGAAPVSLYLNLDKAAAGILLCATFAAPAREALAWRRVGTAWPVIVLTPVVVLGTGVAVGFTAVEPKWLAEAPVFLVLNLFVTCLAEEAFFRALVQGRLEHALRDRRHGATLALALASVLFGIAHLGGGPVLAALATLAGIGYGLAWRRGGIEAAVLTHFAVNAGRFVLLTYPALK; from the coding sequence ATGACCGCGATTCCTGCCCCGACCTGTTTCCTGGCCGCCGCCTGGCTGCTTGCCGCGCTCTCCCTGTGGCTCCCCTCGCCCGCCGCAAGGTGGCCAGCCTGGGCACCCTGCCTTTTCCTCGCCTGCCTCGTCGGGCTCGTCGTTGGTGCCCTGCTCCCCGCTGGTGCGGCAACCGTGCTGGTACTGGCGGCGCTGTGCCTCGGCTGGCAGCGCCAGCACGGAGGGGTGGTCCAGGGCGTGTTGCTGGTGGCGATAGCCGTTCTCTCGCTCGCCCTCGCCCTGCACGCGGTGCCGGGCTTCGCCAATCCCCTGCTGTTCAAGGACGTGCAGGTAAGCCCCGGCGCGGCGCCGGTGTCGCTGTACCTGAACCTGGACAAGGCGGCCGCCGGCATCCTGCTGTGCGCCACCTTCGCGGCGCCGGCGCGCGAAGCCCTCGCCTGGCGCCGCGTCGGCACCGCGTGGCCCGTGATCGTGCTGACACCCGTCGTGGTGCTCGGCACCGGCGTCGCCGTCGGCTTCACGGCTGTCGAGCCGAAGTGGCTGGCCGAAGCGCCCGTCTTCCTGGTGCTTAACCTGTTCGTCACCTGCCTGGCCGAGGAAGCCTTCTTCCGCGCGCTGGTGCAGGGGCGCCTCGAACATGCACTGCGCGACCGGCGGCATGGCGCCACCCTCGCACTGGCGCTGGCTTCGGTGCTGTTCGGGATCGCCCACCTGGGCGGCGGTCCGGTACTCGCCGCGCTCGCGACGCTGGCCGGCATCGGCTACGGTCTCGCATGGCGCCGCGGCGGCATCGAAGCGGCGGTCCTCACGCATTTCGCCGTGAACGCGGGGCGCTTCGTGCTGCTGACCTATCCGGCGCTGAAGTGA
- the gudD gene encoding glucarate dehydratase, which translates to MTTYISGAPIVTDMRVVPVAGQDSMLLNLSGAHGAWFTRNIVILTDSAGNTGLGEVPGGEKIRQTLEDARALVIGKSLGEYNNILNTMRSVFAERDSAGRGLQTFDLRITIHAVTAMESALLDLLGQFMNVPVAALLGEGQQRDKVEMLGYLFYVGDRRKTTLDYRAEPDADDAWFRVRNEEALTPETVVRLAEAARERYGFNDFKLKGGVLSADAEMEAIVALHERFPQARVTLDPNGAWSLQEAIRVCRDKHGILAYAEDPCGAENGFSGREVMAEFRRATGLPTATNMIATDWRQMAHSIQLQSVDIPLADPHFWTMQGSVRVAQLCQMFGLTWGSHSNNHFDISLAMFTHVGAAAPGKVTAIDTHWIWQDGQRLTKEPMKIEGGFVAIPQKPGLGIELDPVELEKAHQAYKNMGLGARDDAAAMQFLVPGWKFDNKKPCLVR; encoded by the coding sequence ATGACTACCTACATTTCCGGCGCCCCCATCGTCACCGACATGCGCGTGGTGCCCGTCGCGGGCCAGGACAGCATGCTGCTCAACCTCTCCGGCGCGCACGGCGCCTGGTTCACCCGCAATATCGTGATCCTGACGGACAGCGCGGGTAACACGGGCCTCGGCGAAGTGCCGGGCGGCGAGAAGATCCGCCAGACGCTGGAAGATGCCCGCGCGCTGGTGATCGGCAAGAGCCTGGGCGAATACAACAACATCCTGAACACGATGCGAAGCGTGTTCGCCGAGCGCGACTCCGCGGGCCGCGGCCTGCAGACCTTCGACCTGCGCATCACGATCCACGCCGTGACGGCGATGGAATCGGCGCTGCTCGACCTGCTGGGCCAGTTCATGAACGTGCCCGTGGCGGCGCTGCTGGGCGAAGGCCAGCAGCGCGACAAGGTCGAGATGCTCGGCTACCTTTTCTATGTCGGCGACCGCCGGAAGACGACGCTCGACTACCGCGCCGAACCCGATGCGGACGACGCCTGGTTCCGCGTGCGCAACGAAGAAGCACTCACGCCGGAAACGGTGGTGCGGCTGGCCGAGGCGGCACGCGAACGCTACGGCTTCAACGATTTCAAGCTGAAGGGCGGCGTGCTGAGCGCGGACGCCGAGATGGAAGCGATCGTCGCGTTGCACGAGCGCTTCCCGCAGGCGCGCGTGACCCTGGACCCGAATGGCGCCTGGTCGCTCCAGGAAGCGATCCGCGTGTGCCGCGACAAGCACGGCATCCTGGCCTACGCGGAAGACCCGTGCGGCGCCGAGAACGGTTTCTCCGGCCGCGAAGTGATGGCGGAATTCCGCCGCGCCACCGGGCTGCCGACGGCGACCAATATGATCGCCACCGACTGGCGTCAGATGGCCCACTCGATCCAGCTGCAATCGGTGGACATTCCGCTGGCCGACCCGCACTTCTGGACGATGCAGGGTTCCGTGCGCGTGGCCCAGTTGTGCCAGATGTTCGGCCTGACCTGGGGTTCGCACTCGAACAACCACTTCGACATTTCGCTGGCGATGTTCACGCACGTGGGCGCCGCGGCGCCGGGCAAGGTGACGGCAATCGACACGCACTGGATCTGGCAGGATGGCCAGCGCCTGACGAAGGAGCCCATGAAAATCGAGGGCGGTTTCGTCGCCATCCCGCAAAAGCCGGGCCTGGGCATCGAGCTCGATCCGGTGGAGCTGGAAAAGGCCCACCAGGCGTATAAGAACATGGGCCTGGGCGCGCGCGACGACGCGGCCGCCATGCAGTTCCTCGTGCCGGGCTGGAAATTCGATAACAAGAAGCCTTGCCTGGTGCGGTGA
- a CDS encoding MFS transporter, protein MDHAPTATVAAATQTRTRTRWTILAMLFAVTTINYADRATISIAGPNLKADLGLSAVEMGYVFSAFAWSYVLAQLPGGWLLDRFGSRITYFFSIFLWSLFTMLTGAVGFFTGGAAVALLFALRLLVGAAEAPSFPGNSRIASSWFPTNERALAAAIFNSAQYFATVLFAPIMGWLVHTYDWHSVFYVMGALGIGLSFVWLKVIHGPRQHPSINAAELQYIKEGGALVDLETGKHGAEPSKVDVFAAIKELLGNRMLLGVYVAQYCITTLTYFFLTWFPVYLVQERGMTILKAGFVASMPAIAGFLGGIVGGWMSDRLARSGCSLSVSRKVPIVLGMLLSMSMIGCNYIETDMLVVAVMSLAFFGKGIGALGWAVVSDTSPKEAGGLSGALFNTFGNTAGITTPIVIGYIVQNTGSFAGALVFVGANAAVAIFSYLFIVGDIKRVTLTKSLVK, encoded by the coding sequence ATGGATCACGCACCAACCGCGACCGTTGCCGCCGCGACCCAGACCCGCACCCGCACGCGCTGGACCATCCTGGCGATGCTGTTCGCCGTCACCACCATCAACTATGCCGACCGCGCGACGATCTCGATCGCCGGCCCGAACCTGAAGGCCGATCTCGGCCTGTCGGCCGTGGAGATGGGCTATGTCTTCTCGGCGTTCGCGTGGTCCTATGTGCTGGCCCAGCTGCCGGGCGGCTGGCTGCTGGACCGCTTCGGTTCGCGCATCACGTATTTCTTCAGTATCTTCCTGTGGTCGCTGTTCACGATGCTGACGGGTGCCGTCGGCTTCTTCACGGGCGGTGCCGCCGTGGCGCTGCTGTTCGCGCTGCGCCTGCTCGTCGGCGCTGCCGAGGCGCCTTCGTTCCCCGGCAACAGCCGCATCGCCTCGTCGTGGTTTCCCACCAATGAACGGGCCCTGGCCGCCGCCATCTTCAACTCGGCGCAGTATTTCGCCACCGTGCTGTTCGCCCCGATCATGGGCTGGCTGGTGCACACGTATGACTGGCACAGCGTGTTCTATGTGATGGGCGCGCTGGGTATCGGCCTGTCGTTCGTCTGGCTGAAGGTCATCCACGGCCCGCGCCAGCACCCTTCGATCAACGCGGCGGAGCTCCAGTACATCAAGGAAGGCGGCGCGCTGGTCGACCTGGAAACGGGCAAGCATGGCGCCGAGCCGAGCAAGGTCGACGTGTTCGCCGCCATCAAGGAATTGCTGGGCAACCGCATGCTGCTGGGCGTCTACGTGGCGCAGTACTGCATCACGACGCTGACCTACTTCTTCCTCACCTGGTTCCCCGTCTACCTCGTGCAGGAACGCGGCATGACGATCCTGAAGGCGGGCTTCGTGGCCTCGATGCCGGCGATCGCCGGTTTCCTGGGCGGCATCGTCGGCGGCTGGATGTCCGACCGCCTGGCCAGGTCGGGCTGCTCGCTGTCCGTCTCGCGCAAGGTGCCGATCGTGCTGGGCATGCTGCTGTCGATGAGCATGATCGGCTGTAACTACATCGAGACCGACATGCTGGTGGTGGCCGTGATGTCGCTGGCCTTCTTCGGCAAGGGCATCGGCGCGCTGGGCTGGGCCGTGGTGTCCGACACGTCGCCAAAGGAGGCGGGTGGCCTGTCCGGCGCGCTGTTCAACACCTTCGGCAATACCGCCGGCATCACCACGCCGATCGTCATCGGCTACATTGTGCAGAACACGGGTTCGTTCGCCGGCGCGCTGGTTTTCGTCGGCGCCAATGCCGCGGTCGCGATCTTCAGCTACCTGTTCATCGTGGGCGATATCAAGCGCGTCACGCTGACCAAATCCCTCGTCAAATAA
- a CDS encoding LysR family transcriptional regulator, with product MFEISQLRCFVAVAEELHFSRAAERLNMTQPPLSRQIRLLEHHVGAQLLERNSRTVRLTAAGRAFFPEAARILRMAEEAAFTARRAAKGDQGTLAVGFTSASGYNLLPEVVRRLRDRAPGISLTLKELVSTTQVEMLNAGQLDLGLMRPHPINAELTSKRIATESLMLAIPEAEAALWPEHPTLADLHGKPFIMYSPYEARPFHQMLTERFAREGVVPDIVEHIGQVHTMLALVRAGMGVALIAAGAARLHFESIVLREVATEPVEMVCTYRRSNDNPVLQLFLHDVLPTFADA from the coding sequence ATGTTCGAAATTAGCCAGCTCCGCTGCTTTGTCGCCGTGGCCGAAGAATTGCACTTCAGCCGGGCCGCCGAGCGCCTGAACATGACGCAGCCGCCGCTGTCGCGCCAGATCCGCCTGCTCGAGCACCACGTGGGCGCGCAACTGCTGGAGCGGAACAGCCGCACCGTGCGGCTGACGGCGGCGGGCCGGGCGTTCTTTCCCGAGGCGGCGCGCATCCTGCGCATGGCCGAGGAGGCCGCGTTCACCGCGCGGCGCGCGGCGAAGGGCGACCAGGGCACCCTGGCGGTCGGCTTCACGTCCGCGTCCGGCTACAACCTGCTGCCGGAAGTGGTGCGCCGCCTGCGCGACCGGGCGCCCGGCATCTCGCTGACGCTGAAGGAACTGGTCAGCACCACGCAGGTGGAGATGCTGAACGCGGGCCAGCTCGACCTGGGCCTGATGCGCCCCCACCCGATCAATGCGGAACTGACCAGCAAGCGCATCGCCACCGAATCGCTGATGCTGGCGATCCCCGAAGCCGAGGCGGCGCTGTGGCCGGAGCACCCCACGCTGGCCGACCTGCACGGCAAGCCGTTCATCATGTATTCCCCCTACGAGGCGCGGCCGTTCCACCAGATGCTGACCGAGCGCTTCGCGCGCGAAGGCGTGGTGCCCGACATCGTGGAGCACATCGGCCAGGTGCACACGATGCTGGCGCTGGTGCGCGCCGGCATGGGCGTGGCGCTGATCGCGGCCGGCGCCGCGCGGCTCCATTTCGAAAGCATCGTGCTGCGCGAGGTGGCGACCGAACCCGTCGAGATGGTGTGCACCTACCGGCGCAGCAACGACAACCCGGTGCTGCAACTGTTCCTGCACGACGTGCTGCCCACCTTCGCCGACGCATGA
- a CDS encoding glycoside-pentoside-hexuronide (GPH):cation symporter, protein MTNVQHPVAGRLSVVEKVGYCLGDLAANLIFQTLLTFIAFFYTDVFKVSANAAATIIFAGGIVGACFNPLMGLIADRTVTRWGKFRPWILWTSIPFGLIAILAFSTPDLGPDGKIIYASLTYVLLMLVYSANNLPYSALSGVLTGSMSERNSLSAYRFVAVMVAQFIIQVLLLPLVLILGDGDKVVGFRNTMVIFAIAGTICFLITFFTTRERIVPTAAQRSSIGQDITDLLRNRPWMVMLTVTILVFITLALKGGMYIYYFRSYLSSAHLATFLQDVGFNGFIAGLNAVLAGMGLTAFQWPEDAPTSAFSVFNAIGIVMMIVGIGFSRPLADRFGKREVFGVALFISTLFMLAFYFYAPTSIGLVFVSQLLHGFFYGITIPLLWAMIADVADYSEWKNNRRATALLFSAMIFGLKAGLSIGGALVAALLSVVGYDATQAAQAPAVADGIRLSVSLYAAIPFLIAVGSLAFYEIRKSTERTIEQELGLRRAAAQQ, encoded by the coding sequence ATGACCAACGTGCAACACCCTGTCGCCGGCCGCCTCTCGGTGGTGGAAAAGGTCGGTTACTGCCTGGGCGACCTGGCCGCGAACCTGATCTTCCAGACCCTGCTCACCTTCATCGCCTTCTTCTATACCGACGTGTTCAAGGTATCGGCCAACGCCGCTGCCACGATCATCTTCGCCGGCGGCATCGTGGGCGCCTGCTTCAATCCGCTGATGGGGCTGATCGCCGACCGCACGGTGACCCGCTGGGGCAAGTTCCGCCCGTGGATCCTGTGGACGTCGATCCCGTTCGGCCTGATCGCCATCCTCGCGTTCAGCACGCCCGACCTGGGCCCGGACGGCAAGATCATCTACGCCTCCCTCACCTACGTGCTGCTGATGCTGGTGTACTCGGCCAACAACCTGCCCTACTCGGCGCTGTCCGGCGTCCTCACCGGCAGCATGTCGGAGCGTAACAGCCTGTCGGCCTATCGCTTCGTGGCCGTGATGGTGGCGCAGTTCATCATCCAGGTGCTGCTGCTGCCGCTGGTGCTGATCCTGGGCGACGGCGACAAGGTCGTCGGCTTCCGCAACACCATGGTGATCTTCGCGATCGCCGGCACCATCTGCTTCCTCATCACGTTCTTCACGACGCGCGAGCGTATCGTGCCGACGGCGGCGCAGCGTTCCAGCATCGGCCAGGACATCACGGACCTGCTGCGCAATCGCCCCTGGATGGTGATGCTGACGGTGACGATCCTCGTATTCATCACGCTGGCCCTGAAGGGCGGCATGTACATCTATTACTTCCGCAGCTACCTTTCGAGCGCGCACCTGGCCACCTTCCTGCAGGATGTGGGCTTCAACGGCTTCATCGCCGGCCTGAACGCCGTGCTGGCCGGCATGGGACTCACTGCCTTCCAGTGGCCCGAAGACGCGCCCACCTCCGCCTTCAGCGTGTTCAATGCGATCGGCATCGTGATGATGATCGTCGGTATCGGCTTCTCGCGCCCGCTCGCCGACCGGTTCGGCAAGCGCGAGGTGTTCGGCGTCGCCCTGTTCATCTCCACGCTGTTCATGCTGGCGTTCTACTTCTACGCGCCCACGTCGATCGGCCTGGTATTCGTGTCGCAGCTGCTGCACGGCTTCTTCTACGGCATCACGATCCCGCTGCTGTGGGCCATGATCGCCGACGTGGCCGACTACTCGGAATGGAAGAACAACCGCCGCGCCACCGCGCTGCTGTTCTCGGCCATGATCTTCGGCCTGAAGGCGGGCCTGTCGATCGGCGGCGCGCTGGTGGCCGCCCTGCTGTCGGTGGTCGGCTACGACGCGACCCAGGCGGCACAGGCGCCGGCTGTGGCCGACGGCATCCGCCTGTCCGTCAGCCTGTACGCCGCGATTCCCTTCCTGATCGCGGTCGGCAGCCTGGCATTCTACGAAATCAGGAAATCGACCGAGCGCACGATCGAACAGGAACTGGGCCTGCGCCGCGCCGCCGCCCAGCAATAA